From the genome of Nicotiana sylvestris chromosome 1, ASM39365v2, whole genome shotgun sequence:
acccccggacccacgtggtcgaaactcgaggttcggaccaaaacccggttacccattcccccatgaatccaaatatatgatttgttttgaaatcggaccccaaattgaggtccaacttcttaatttgtagaaaacctaggttctacccaaaacacccaatttcacccctgaaaatctttgatttgaagttgaaattatgttaaaagatgttaagggataaagaaattaagttagaaatcacttaccaatcgttttggagaagaaaacgttgtttggaaaatcgcctcttaggttttgggtttttgaaaagtgaaaaatgactgagattttccgaacttgtatacctttctgaggacctggcgcggaccgcacaaaaatgtgttgcggccgcgccgagtgggagaaaaattggggcttctctgaacccttccagcgcggaccgcactgttttggtgcgcggccgcgctggttaacctgaaatcctatccctcagactcagccacgcggaccgcacagaaaggcatcgcggccgcgcggctccagcgcggaccgcgcggaaatgaccgcggccgcgctggtgtctgcaacacctgaacctgcattttcttaagtccaagacctcccgggccccattcaaaactcacccgagccctcggggctccaaaccaaacatgcacacaaccttaaaaacatcttacggacttactcgtgcgatcaaatcgccaaaataacatcatatacataggatcaagcctcaaacacatgattttctttcttcaactttcataactcaaattctccatttttagtccgaaacacgtcatatgacgtccgtttttagccaaactttacagatagtgcttaacacatatttaagacttgtaccgggcgtcggaaccaaaatacgagcccgatacctatattttctaactccttttcatttcaaattttcatatcaaatttcagaaaataatttctttcaaaaaattcatttctcgggcttgggacctcggaatttgattccgggcatacacccaagtcccatatttttctacggaccctccgggaccgtcgaatcacaggtccgggtccgtttacccaaaatgttgaccgaagccaacattatgcatattaataccaaaattcatcaaatgtttttcacaaaattcacatattctaacataaaaactttccggctacgcgcccgaactgcgcatgcaaatcgaggcgacttAAAGCGAggtttttcaaggcctcgggagcacggaacaaggaagaattacggtgatgaccccttggggtCGTCACAATAACAATGCTAAAAATATTAGTTAGGAAATAAGATGCAATATGCCATAAAAGTAATCTTATGAAAATAATATTTAGGTGTCAATTCATAAGAAATGCGAATTTATTGTGcaaacatataaaatataatGTTATGGTGATATATTTCAAGATCGCAAAGCCATATGAAAATTAAGCTTATGAAAATAAATGCATTTGGAAATGACTTATAAAAGATATATTTTGGCAATGCTTATGCAATCGGGACCGCTCGGGTCGAAATGAATTGATGTCCTTTTGATGAAGGATTAACTtcaatatcctatttgagggcggatagacccaatatatcctatttgagAGCAGAtagacccgatatatcctatttgagggtggatagtcccgatatatcctatttgagggcggatagacccgatatatcctatttgagggtggatagTCCCGATATAtcatatttgagggcggatgaaaccaatatatcctatttgagggcagatagACCCGATATATCCTTTTTAAGGGTGGAtggacccgatatatcctatttgagggtggatacacccgatatatcctatttgagggcagatagacccaacatatcctatttgagggcggatgaaccagatatatcctatttgagggcggatagacccgatAAATCCTATTTATGGGCGTAtggacccgatatatcctatttgagggaggatagacccgatatatcctatttgagggcggatggacacgataaatcctatttgagggcggatagacccgatatatcctatttgagggcggatagaccctAAATATATAATTACGGCAAATGTGCTTAAATGTCCTAATAAAGGCGAACGAGCCTAAATGTCCTATTGAAGGCGGACAAGCCTAAATATCATAAAGGCAAGCGTGCTTAAAAATCCAATTAAAGGCGGATAAGCCTAAATTTTAATGTATAAGTGTCTTGTTGAAAGCAGACAAACCTAAATATCATATTAAAGGCAAACTTGCTTAAAATCCAATTAAATGTGGATAAACCTAAATATTTAATGCATAAATGTCCTGTTATAGGTGGACAAGCCTAAATATCATATTAAAGGTAAACATACTTCAAATCCAATTAAAGGTGGATAAGCGTAACTATTTAATACATAAATGTCCTGTTAAATACGGACAAGCCTAAATACCATATTAATAGGCAAACGTGCTTAAAATCCAATTAAAGGCGGATAAGCCTAAATATCATAAAGGCAAGCGTGCTTAAAAATTCAATTAAAGGCGGATAAGCCTAAATATCCTATTTAAGGCGAATGAgcctaaatattcaattaaagaCAAATGTGCATAAATGTCCTATTAAAGGCAGACGAGCCTAAATATCATATTAAAGGCAAACATGCTTAAAAATTCAATTAAAGGAAGATAAGTCTAAATATCATAAAGGCAAGTGTGCTTAAAAATCCAATTAAAAGCGGATAAGCCTAAATATCCTATTTAAGGCGGATGAgcctaaatattcaattaaagaCAAATGTGCATAAATGTCCTATTAAAGGAAAACGAGCCTAAATATCATATTAAAGGCAAACGTGCTTAAAAATCCAATTAAATACGGATAAgcctaaatatttaattaaaggcAAAGTGTGCCTAAACGTCCTATTAAAGGCGGACGAGCCTAAATATACAATTGAAAGCGGATAATCCTAAATTTTAATGCATAAATGTACTGTTCAAGGTGGACAAGCCTAAATATCATATTAAAGGCAAACTTACTTAAAAATCCAATTAAAGGCAGATAAgcccaaatattttattaaaggcaaaatgTGCCTAAACGTCCTATTAAAGGCGGACGAGCCTAAATATTCAATTGAAGGCGGATAAGCCTAAATTTTAATCCATAAATGTCCTGTTGAAGGTGGACAAGCCTAAATATCATATTAAAGGTAAACTTGCTTAAAAATTCAATTAAAGGCGGATAAGCCTAAATTTCAATTAAAGGCAAAATGTGCCTAAACGTCCTATTGAAGGCGGATGAGCCTATGTCATATTAAAGGCAGGCAAGCCTAAATGCGATGCTTGAATTAAAATTACAAGTTTGGTGAAGTGCGAAGAACTTGGTGCGATGCCTAATACATAGAAAATTAGTGGAACGCAAAAATCTTGGTGTAATGCCTGAGTCAAAGCAATGAATATTCATGTTGCAGGTGAAGAACTCGGTGCATTGCCTTCGAGTATTCAAGGAGTGATGCGGAGAGCGTGGTGCAATGTCTTTGAAATAGCAAATTGTATGGTATAAAGAGCTTGATGCAATGCAGTAGCAAACGTTCATGGTGAAATGTCGACACTTGTTAGATCTTCAAACTGAAATTATCTATTATTAAATTTCTgcactcaaagaaaaattgtgagttacAATCATGCTGGCTTGGCTTCATCCTTTTCTGAGTTTTGCGATTTTGGCTTGATGTCGAGCTTTGGATCATCACGTAGATGGTCTTGATCGAGAATGGATAGAGCTTGCCCCTGCTTTACTTAAAGAAAATTCATTTGTATAAAATAAAGTGGTTGCCTTGCATTGAACGTCAAAGTTTTAGCTTTGAATATACCACTTGCCGCTATGATATTCTACAAATTTGATGTTACGCTTGTAACAAATATGTAACACGGAAATTTATTTTCTGCTTTGCTGAATGATGAGCATCCTTCTGCAAAATCTGCCGGATTTTGACTTTAGGGCAAATAGGATTTTTATTATAATGAGACCGAACACATAGGGCtgtctacgtatcccctcttaaacgagaatcatgTCAAAACTTAGTTCTTACAAAAGTTTAACAAAAGTACATGAAACAGGGTCAATCATGAAAGGGCAGGCAAAATAGTAGTGATTAAAAGCTCTAGTCAATCGTCTTGTTTATCTTCACACTTTCTCTTCAAAGGTCTTGGTTCCAACTTTGAAAGATCACTTTTAACTACGATGGTATTAGCAACTGAAGGGTCATAGTTGTTGCATGGTTGCTCTTGCCGCATAATTATCTTGTTGCATTCAATCATGTTCTGAATCCTATGCTTAAGTGTTGGGAACTCTTCTGTGTCATGGCCTTGAATATatgaatggtacgcacaagttttagACCAATCAAAATCTGGAGGACGATTTTGTGGGATCCATACTTCCCTTGGCTGTAAAAGTCCTTTCTCTTTCAATCTCTCAAATATGCTTGTCAATGATTCTTTCAGAGGAATAAAAGTGCGAAATTTCAGGTTCTCTGAATAACGATAGCTAGATTGTTCTTGATAAGCTTGATGTTGAACGCTTTGCTGAGTAGGTTGGATTTGTATATGAGTTTGTAGCAGTTGGCTATTTTGTTGAGATTGTGGCTGATGAGCGGGAATGCAAGCAAAATCTAACTTCCTCTTTTTGCCTTGTAAATTCTCGAGTGCATCGCCTTGGGAAGTGGCTTGTAATTTTGATTTGTCAACAATGCTTCCTGCTTGAATGCTTGATTCTATCAGTTTTCCAACTCTAATGAAATCCGAGAAGTCATGTAGTCGAGCGCATAGCAACTTTTCATAGTATATGCCTTTTTGCATTACGATGAAGGTAGAAATCAACCCATTCTCGGGCAATTGAGGGCGTATTTTTGAAGCCTTCAATCTCCATCGCATGGCATATTCTGCAAAAGACTCGTATTTCATTCTTTCTACTTCACGCATATCACAAAGCGTTGGACTATCTCCAATATTAAACTTATATTGTTCTACAAAACCGCGGTCCATGTCCTCCCACGTGTACCATTTGCTAAAATCTTGTTGAGTGTACCAATCAAGCGCTAGCCCTGATAGACTCTGAATGAACAGCTTCATTCGAATGATTTCATTATGTCCAATCCTCACTAATCTGCTGCAGTAGTCTTTCAAATGAGAAATGGGATTTCCTTTCCCATTGAAAGTattaaatttttgaattttgaatccTGGCGAAAGCTCAATATTTGGATGAATGCACAAACTTTCATATCTTAAACTCTGAATATTTCTTGCACGCATTTCTTCCTCCATGATATTTCTTAGGTTGTGGAACTGTCTATCTGGATCATCCCAGCTAGTCGTCTTAATTTCCTTTCCTAGTATTTTGTATGGATATAGCGCCAGTTGATTTTGTTGGCTTTCTGTGACTGATGTTGCAGGTGCAGACTATTGGGCATTGGTCATCATGATGACTGGCAAAGCCTCTGTTTTGATAGTAAATTTTGGCGGTATCGGTGGAGGACTTATGTAAATAGTTGTTGGATGAGGAGATATGGTCAAAGAGACATTTCAGGTTGAGCTGAAAGCAGAATTTGGGTTGGGGAGAAGATTGAAAGTATTTCCCAGATTGACCAAAATGTTCCTTCGTACAACATTTGTCTCCTCATCATCAGTCTCAACTTGCAACAAACCTTTACCGGTACTGAGTGCTCCAAATCGGTTTGCCATTATAGTTGCGTCCTTGATGCAGATTCGTAGCCAAAGCAGTGTTTTATGCTAGGCAacctttaaagaaaaataaaatttttacaaacaaaataaagtGTTAGCACATTCGTCATAACAAATAAATGcactaaaataataaaatatatgatTAGATAGATTAATCCATGATATGGTTAAGAAGGAGCCCTAAACTAGAAACATTTGCAAAATGGATGGACGAGAATAACTTGTTATCTAGAAGGCTCTAACGCACAAGACTTGTTGAAATGGAAGCGAATTGATTTAAAGTTTTGTGAAAGGTTGACTCATGTCAAACATCAAAGCTTTAGCTCTAGCATAGTCCATTTCCTTGTATGACTTTGGAATTTTCCAAAAATTACCCCAATCTTTTAGAAGGTTCTGATGAATACTTCATGGCATGATGTCCTTTTCGAGCAGACTCAATATGTGTGCCAAGAATCTGCCCATGTTTCTTTGCTATAATGAGACTAAGCCTTACAAAGGTTGCTTGTGCATCGTAAATAAGAGAAGGTGGGTGGGGAATGATAATCTTTCAAATTTTGTGATCTTGTTAATCATGCTTCTTCTTCATACACATTGTTGGCAGTTTAGAATGCCCTTTCTAGCAAGACAGAGTGCAGATTTTTTAAAACTGGCATTACACTCATAAGTGGGAGGTGAAGCTGTGCGAAATGGAGAGTAATCTTTTTCATTGGACAAGTTCTTAAGATCAGCTATCACTTCCTTGACGCCATCAATTTCTTGATCCATTTGTGCTACTTTGCTTCAAGCTTAGCAATCGTATCTTGATATGATTCTGTTTCCTCGCCAGCAACTTCGTCTTCAACTAAGTCAATCGCTACGATTTGGTCAGCCATATCATCATTGAAGTTTTCTTTGCTTTGATGTTCAACTCAAATTAACCTCTTTTGGGAAAAGATATCCCTAGCCACTATGGAGTAGATAAATATTAAAGGCTAAGGGTAGAACGCTTGGGAATGCGTACCTAAGAAACCAACGGGATCAGGTCTTGTAATATTACAATGTTTAATAGAGGCTAAAGATGTGTGATTTTGATATTAGAAAATAATTTGTTGGTATTTGGATATAGACAAGCTCGAGATCAAAATAATTGATAAGGAAATGGTAGTCAATGAAAAGATTCTAAAATCTATTTTTTTAGGTTTGGCAAAGCGTAAAGTTGTTGAGGGTTGGAATACGGTATCAATCATTTTGAGACTTATGGGATAGTACCTCGACTCACGTGCCAACACTTAGAATTAACGGGTGCGTGAAGATTAATCTCGACGGCCCGAAATAAGACGATGCAGACACTTGAATTGAATAGGTAAAAAATTTTAGAATAATTTGACAATATGAATTGACCAAATAATGGCCTTTTATTGCTCGGTAGAAATGTGTGTTGACACGAAGGTTGAAGTTCTAAGAGATATGAAGGTATGAGACGAATATTGGAGATATAAGATTACGTCGGAATTGGAAAAATTAAGAAagaatttaaaattatataaGGCACGAGTAGaaatacttttttaaaaaaaaatgaaaaatatgtAACTACATTTTTGAGAAAAGAACACGAATAAAATCAACTCACGAAATTAGATGGGCAAAATATTTTCATATTATAAAAGATTACGCTAGTTTTTAAAAAAGTGGGAATGCTATCTTGCTATAGGGAGTAAGATGTTCATTGTTGTATAAAGAAAATTCTTAAGGCTAGTTTAAGGCATGAATATTGAGGAATTTCATGACAAACCGAGCTTGTTGAAGAGTTTGCGGGCAAAACGTCCTACCTtataaaatagaaaatcatgCCCAGAGACTAAGAATTGGAGTAGACCTAAGATAAGTTTGGACCTAACTGGTGCTTTAGAGTCGTTAAGAGCGCGCAATGATTGGTGATGATCATTATTATTAATTCAGGAAAATGATATAACATTAagcagaagaaaaaaaataatacatgagcaaataatatatatatatatatatatatatatatatatatatataaagagatgtAAACGAGTTGGATAGTCAATACTTTTTCTTTCTGAAAAACAACAAATGATGttagtaaaaataataaaatcaagTAAACAACATAAAAAGTAAGAAAATAAGCAAGCAAAGCATGTGACAGATTCCAAAGCAGATAATAGTGCGTCCTAATACGTGAGGGCCTCTTTATGCCAAAGGTAGGCCTAACGTTTATTTGAAAGATAAATATGCCATTATGTATCATCCTATTGCtataaattaattaaacaattttactttttttaagaagaaaataaagtacaTAAATTGTTTAAACctcttctttttaaaaataaaagatcAAAAGAAAGATATTTTCGTCGTGTCTAAGCTTCTATTAATTGTGTAATTTGAAAGTTTTCATACATATAAAAAGTTGGCCATACTCCTATAATTAGGATTTAACTAATTCAGCGCAAATGGTCCACATAATTGACATGTTCACCCTTCAAATAATGTACATATACGTGATAAGGTGTCACTTGGGATTTAAAACCCACTTCGACATTTAGGTAAGGTCAACTAATGGATTTAATACACCTCAGGTATTAAGCCACCTAAGTTAAAATGATGCATGCTCTTAAATGGGTTTTGGTTTAGCTCTATCTTAGGTTGACTAAGAGTGAATTTTCTAGACCGGTCTGCacccaagtggacaacttgagagtGGAAAGCCCATGACTgttgactgcaccgctgatcgacttaCCCACGAACTTTCCCCTAAAAGGTATTTTGAGTAGTGCACGGCCGCAAACCGCGTAACCGTTAGGTGTGTGCTTTGTGTGAATTTTTCAGAAATGGAGGAAGTTAAATGGGAATGACAATTTGTATAAAGCAATAAGAATAGACGAACAATTCGTAAAATACAGTTTATCATATAACGGCAATTCAAATAAGCATCATAACAATCAAAAAACACACaaattaatttttattattaaccTAAGTTTGTTGTGGTTTAGAACctagtatccccagcagagtcgccaatcTGTTATACCCCATTTTGACACGGATCAAATTAGAGTATAACATATTGGAAAGATCGatgtttaattaattaaagagttgccacctaattaaTTTAAAGAGGAATTAGGACACCAATTTTAGCTAAGTAGTGCTtaaatttgactctattttacgGTCTGCTTAACCTTAGAAATTTTAGGTAAGGGTTCTAATTAATCCTATAGGGAAAGTTGTTGAAGCACCCTATATGATCCGTTAATTACGGTTAACCGGCCAAACTTagattaattaattttaaaactaAGTGGTAAATATTTGTAAAGAAAAACGACTGTCAATTAGAAAATACATGTATAATAATGTTATGTTTAAGAAGTGAGTCATAACAAAACTATAAGTTCATAAAATCGGAACACTTGTACAGCTGTAGCATAAAATATTTACTATATAATAAATCTCCAAGGTAGCTAATCTTGAAAAGCTGTAGTATACTTGGATAATTCCATATTTACCTCAACATGGAAGATTCCAAAACAAGGTCAGTTCCACTTAAGCGGCAACTCTcaaatgtaaaaaaaaattccAGTCTTGAGGTAAATCCAAAGCACACAAATAACTTAACAATCATAAAAACATTAGATAAGAATAGAGTGGCAAAGAGATTAAAAGAAGAAGGACGCCGTAGGCATCCCCAAGCGTTTCGCTTGTTTCTTGCTATCCGGCACATTCTAAGGAAAATGAGTTGTGTTGACTCCAAACGTGGATAAAGAAAATCTCGCATTAAGACTCCATATGCTCCAAAGTATACATGTAAAAGAAGAGAGAAATAAACAATTAGCAAAATAACTTAAGAGTTTAATTAACATATATATGCAAGGATAAGAAGGATTACTAAGTGGAACTTGATTTTTAACAATATATCAAGATCAAGATATGCAAAGAGGTCGTAGTGTCAGATTATTTTATGAAATTCCAGCCATATTTCTTATCATCAAACAAACACACAACAATCTGGACAAAATGC
Proteins encoded in this window:
- the LOC138870523 gene encoding uncharacterized protein encodes the protein MDQEIDGVKEVIADLKNLSNEKDYSPFRTASPPTYECNASFKKSALCLARKGILNCQQCSAPATSVTESQQNQLALYPYKILGKEIKTTSWDDPDRQFHNLRNIMEEEMRARNIQSLRYESLCIHPNIELSPGFKIQKFNTFNGKGNPISHLKDYCSRLVRIGHNEIIRMKLFIQSLSGLALDWYTQQDFSKWYTWEDMDRGFVEQYKFNIGDSPTLCDMREVERMKYESFAEYAMRWRLKASKIRPQLPENGLISTFIVMQKGIYYEKLLCARLHDFSDFIRVGKLIESSIQAGSIVDKSKLQATSQGDALENLQGKKRKLDFACIPAHQPQSQQNSQLLQTHIQIQPTQQSVQHQAYQEQSSYRYSENLKFRTFIPLKESLTSIFERLKEKGLLQPREVWIPQNRPPDFDWSKTCAYHSYIQGHDTEEFPTLKHRIQNMIECNKIIMRQEQPCNNYDPSVANTIVVKSDLSKLEPRPLKRKCEDKQDD